In the genome of bacterium SCSIO 12827, the window GCGCCCATGGACCCCAGACCGCCCGCCTCGGATACGGCAACCACCAGTTCCGGCGTATCGCTGCCGCCGGCCATGGGGGCCTGGATCACCGGCAATGTCATCCCCAAGCGGGTCATCAGTGCGGTCTGGGCAGGCATGGCGGTCCTCCGGCGGTGGATAGGGGTGACCAAGATTACCCCCGCATCCCGCCAGGTGAAAAACGGTTTCCCGCGATAGGCGCTATCTGGCCGGCAGATACCTATTCGGCCGCAGCGCGGACCGGATACAAATGATTCATGAAGGCCACCATCGCCGCCGACCGGTAACCGTCTTTGCGGTGGATGAACAAAGTCGTCACGCGGCCTTCGCGGACGGGCAGCGCGTGCAGGCGCACGCGACCCCGCTCCGCCGCATCGCGGGCGATACCGCGCGGCAGCAGGGTCACGCCCAGGCCGGCGGCGGCGCAGCCCATAATGGTTTCGATGGTACCGAACTCCAGAATCCGTAAGCCGGTCACGCCGCGCGCGGCCAGGATTTCCTCCAGCTTGCGTCGGTAAGAGCATCCGGCGCGCAAGACCACGATCTTGACCTCACCCTGGGCCGTCAGGTCGCGCAAGTCGGCGACCCCTGGCGCGGTAACCGCGACCAAATCCTCGTGAAACGCCGTCTCCGCAACAAGATCCGGGTGATCGACCGGCCCGCAGACGAAGGCTCCTTCAACCCGGCCTTCCAGAACGTCGTCGATCAGTTCCGCCGTGGTGCCCGTGCGGATCGCCAGGTCGACGCCAGGATGCCCCCCTGCGAAGCCAGTCAGAATCGGCGATAGATGCAAGGCCGCCGTGGTTTCCAGTGACCCAATGACCAAGTCGCCCTGCGGCACGCCGTCGTCGGCAACCGCGCGCCGGGCATCGGCTACCAGCCGCGCCGCCGCTTTGGCGAAGGGCAGCAGGCGTTCCCCAGCCGGAGTTAAGCGTACGCCCCGGGAATGGCGTTCGAACAGGCCCATCCCCAAATCGTCCTCCAACAGGCGCACGCGCGCGGTCACGTTGGATTGTACGGTGTGCAGTTCCGATGCCGCGCGATTCATTGCACCGGTGCGGGCGACCGCCTCGAAAATACGGAGATCAGAAAGCTCCATGGCAATACACTCACAAATTATGATGTCTATTTAACTTTAATATCTCTATTAGAGATAACAAGAGAATTCCATCACACTGTCCTTCGTCAACGGCGTCCGCTGACATCAAGCGAAAGTTTTCACTTGTGCAACTGATAATCATTTGCATATTGTGTCGTCCTTGATCCCTGAGGCAGGGAGCAGTGCCAACCAGCAACTGGTAATCGCTCGCAACCTGCCCGGCATACCGGAGACACAGGCACCGATGTGCGACCTTTGCGGCGACGACGATCTCCACCTGCACGCCACGGCGCGGCGCAAGCGGCTGTGGGAAATGACCGCCGGATGGCATTGCTCCATCCTGGGCACATGCCTGACCCTGGCCGACCTGCGCGCCCTGGCCCGCAAGCTGCCCCTGAAGATCCGCCAAGGCTTCCCCGTCGACTATCAGCTCCACGGTTTCTTCGTGAAGGAAGCCGATCAGCCGGGCCGCGCGGCCAAGATGCTGACCAAGCTGTTGGACCGCAAGCATGCGGCGGCAATCCGCCGCCTGCGCGGGGTCAAAGATGCCAAGGGCCTGGAGGGCGCCTGGGTCGAGGCCATGGCCGCCGGCGACATCCCCGGTCCCTACTGGGCGATTCTCAGCCATCCCGCCGCGACCACGGACCTATCGGAACGCATGTTCGCCGACGTGCACATGCTGTCCCATCTGGTCGGCGCCTCCAACCGGGGCGACATCCGCCGCCTGACGGATCTGGAAGAGGAAAACGCCGGCCTGCGCGACAAGCTCGCCAAGCAGCAGAACCATCACCGCCAGCGCCTGGACGAAAAGGAAAAGCAGATCAACGCGCTGCGCGACCAGCTGCACCACGATCCCGACCGCGCCATCCGCATCGCCGCCCCGCAAACGCTGGACGGTGACGGCGCCTGTGCCTCCGTCCCGGCCCTGCAGGGCGAACTTCGCCATATGGAAATCCGTGCCGCCCAAACCGATGCCACCCTGCGCGGTCAGCGCAGCCGCATCGAGGAACTGTCGCGCCTCGTCGACAGCCTGCTCGACGAGAACCGGTCCCTGGAAACGGCCCTGGTCCGCGAACGAGGCACCGGCCCCGCCGGCAGTGACTGCGACACCTCCTGCCCCTTCGATCTCGGCGGGCGTAGCCTGCTTTACGTCGGGGGCCGGCAGCAGACCGTGCATCGCCTGAAATCCCTGGTCGAAGCATGGAACGGCCATTTCCTGCACCATGACGGCGGCCTGGAAAAATCCATCAATGAATTGGCGGGTGCGGTGGTCAAGGCCGACGCCGTGGTGTTCCCCACGGACTGCGTCAGCCATGATGCGGCCCTTCAGGTCAAACGCCTGTGCCGCCAGACCATGAAGCCGTTCGTGCCGCTGCGCAGTTCCGGCGTCGCCTCTTTCGTCGCCGGACTGCGTCACGGATTGGAAAGTTTCGACGCCGCCGCCGGCGCCGACTAAGCCCCATGCGCGCCTTCGCCGCCCCATCCACCTTCATCGAACTGCCGTTCGGCGAGCAACTGATGCTCTGGGCCGTGCGGCTTTGGATGCGCGGCCTTAGGGACGGCATGCCCGATCAGACGATCCTCCGCACCGGTTTCAAGCTGGCCGGGGTTCCCGCCGCACATGCGCCTCTCGATGGCCTGATGACCGTCCTGACAACCGCGGCAACCGATACCATTGATATTCGCTGCCCACATTGCGCCGACATCAGCGCGGATGAACACCTGTTGATGGACGTCATCGCCGGCCTGCAGTCCCCGGGCCGCGGCTGCAGCACCCTGTTCGCCTGTCGCCTGCCCCCGACCGCGCGGCGCACCGGGATGGAGTTGGCAGGGCATCTGGCAGCCGTGTTTTCCGACGCGGGGCTGATGATCCGTCCGCGCGGACCGGTCTTCGGCCCCGAAAAATCCACGATTCATTGACCGGTTTTCGTCGCCTCATTCGTCTTATTCACAACCCCCCTCGCGGGACCAAGCCGCCAAGGCGGCCCAGAAACGCAAAATATCAAAGGAGAAACTCATGAAACGCCTCATAACCGCATTCGCCGTCGGCTGCATGCTGACCGCCACCGCATCCGGCGCGGCGCCCGCCCGGACGGCGGATCCGGCAAAGGTGCTCGACACCTATGCCGATATCGCCCATGCCATGTACGAAGACGCCCTGATTACCGCTGAAACCCTCCAGTCCGCCGTCATGCAACTGGTCGCGTCGCCCTCGCGCGCAACGCTGCTGCGCGCCCGCGCCGCCTGGATCGATGCCCGCCGACCCTACCAGCAGACGGAAGGCTTCCGCTTCGGCAATGCCGCCGTCGACGACTGGGAAGGCAAGGTCAACGCCTGGCCGCTGGACGAAGGGCTGATCGACTACGTCGACACCTCCTACGGCAAAGAGTCCAAGGACAACCCCTTCTACACCGCCAACGTCATCGCCAACCCGTCCCTGCGCCTGGGCGGCAAGACCATCGACGCGTCCAAGATTACGCCCGAGTTGATTTCCGGCACGCTGCACGAGGTCGACGGCGTTGAAGCCAATGTCGCGTCCGGTTATCACGCCATCGAATTCCTGCTGTGGGGCCAGGATCTGAACGGCACGGGCCCGGGCGCCGGCAACCGGCCGCACACGGATTTCGACACCAAGAACTGCACCCACGGCAATTGCGACCGCCGGGCCCAGTACCTGACGGCGGCGACGGAGCTCCTGATTTCGGACCTCAAGGACATGGTCGGCCAATGGGCCTCGGGCGGGGCGGCGCGTGCCGCCGTGACCGCCGACAAAGCCAAGGGTATCGGCGCCATCATCAAGGGCCTGGGCAGCCTGTCCTATGGTGAGCTGGCCGGTGAGCGCATCAAGCTCGGCCTCATGCTCCACGATCCCGAGGAAGAGCACGATTGCTTCGCCGACAACACCCACAACTCTCACTACTTCGACCAGGTCGGCATGATGTCCATCTACGCCGGCCGCTATGCCCGCATCGATGGCTCCGTCGTCCAGGGCCCGAGCCTGGCCGACCTGATCACCGCCAAGGACGCCAAGCTGGCGGCCAAGATCGACGCGGCCTTAAGCGCCACCCTGGCCCGCATGCAGGTCATGAAGGACACGGCCGACCGCCGTGTCATGGCCTATGATCAGATGATCGGCGAAGGCAACGCCGCCGGGAACAAGATCATCCAGGACGTAGTTGATGGTCTGGTCGCCCAGGCCAAGGCGATCGAGAGCGCGATGGCGCCGCTGG includes:
- a CDS encoding DUF2325 domain-containing protein; the protein is MCDLCGDDDLHLHATARRKRLWEMTAGWHCSILGTCLTLADLRALARKLPLKIRQGFPVDYQLHGFFVKEADQPGRAAKMLTKLLDRKHAAAIRRLRGVKDAKGLEGAWVEAMAAGDIPGPYWAILSHPAATTDLSERMFADVHMLSHLVGASNRGDIRRLTDLEEENAGLRDKLAKQQNHHRQRLDEKEKQINALRDQLHHDPDRAIRIAAPQTLDGDGACASVPALQGELRHMEIRAAQTDATLRGQRSRIEELSRLVDSLLDENRSLETALVRERGTGPAGSDCDTSCPFDLGGRSLLYVGGRQQTVHRLKSLVEAWNGHFLHHDGGLEKSINELAGAVVKADAVVFPTDCVSHDAALQVKRLCRQTMKPFVPLRSSGVASFVAGLRHGLESFDAAAGAD
- a CDS encoding LysR family transcriptional regulator; this translates as MELSDLRIFEAVARTGAMNRAASELHTVQSNVTARVRLLEDDLGMGLFERHSRGVRLTPAGERLLPFAKAAARLVADARRAVADDGVPQGDLVIGSLETTAALHLSPILTGFAGGHPGVDLAIRTGTTAELIDDVLEGRVEGAFVCGPVDHPDLVAETAFHEDLVAVTAPGVADLRDLTAQGEVKIVVLRAGCSYRRKLEEILAARGVTGLRILEFGTIETIMGCAAAGLGVTLLPRGIARDAAERGRVRLHALPVREGRVTTLFIHRKDGYRSAAMVAFMNHLYPVRAAAE
- a CDS encoding peptidase, yielding MKRLITAFAVGCMLTATASGAAPARTADPAKVLDTYADIAHAMYEDALITAETLQSAVMQLVASPSRATLLRARAAWIDARRPYQQTEGFRFGNAAVDDWEGKVNAWPLDEGLIDYVDTSYGKESKDNPFYTANVIANPSLRLGGKTIDASKITPELISGTLHEVDGVEANVASGYHAIEFLLWGQDLNGTGPGAGNRPHTDFDTKNCTHGNCDRRAQYLTAATELLISDLKDMVGQWASGGAARAAVTADKAKGIGAIIKGLGSLSYGELAGERIKLGLMLHDPEEEHDCFADNTHNSHYFDQVGMMSIYAGRYARIDGSVVQGPSLADLITAKDAKLAAKIDAALSATLARMQVMKDTADRRVMAYDQMIGEGNAAGNKIIQDVVDGLVAQAKAIESAMAPLGLSGVSFEGSDSLDNPSAVFK